In Deltaproteobacteria bacterium, a single genomic region encodes these proteins:
- a CDS encoding ATP-binding protein, with protein MTRRYRPRAIEGLVKKAAREFPAVVLTGPRQSGKTTLLRHLFAQSHEYVSLEPPDVRASASVDPRGFLEMHPAPVIFDEVQYAPGLLPYIKERIDAKRDRRGQYLLTGSQNLLLMERVTESLAGRAAILRLLPFSRKEAVGFSDAPPPWETRRPATERPAVSSRTLWNGFLRGGYPELVTDPKRDAALWHAGYVQTYLERDVRGLRQVGDLGLFQNFLRSLAARSGSLLNIADIARDIGVAVNTAKAWLSVLETSSQVFVVRPWFANINKRLVKTPKVYFADVGTLCWLVGLRDIRHAAEGPMGGAIFETAVFLEIMKSLVHRGMDGRIHFWRTSAGAEVDFLVESAGRLVPIEVKLSSTPRPEMAAGIRSFHSDLKDRAAPGFVVYPGSVRLPLAPDITAVPFVEL; from the coding sequence ATGACCCGACGATACCGCCCGCGCGCGATCGAAGGTCTCGTGAAAAAAGCCGCCCGGGAATTTCCCGCCGTGGTTCTCACGGGGCCGCGGCAGTCGGGCAAAACCACGCTTTTGCGGCATCTGTTCGCGCAAAGCCACGAGTACGTCTCGCTCGAACCGCCGGACGTGAGGGCTTCGGCCTCGGTCGATCCGCGCGGCTTTCTGGAGATGCATCCGGCGCCGGTGATTTTCGACGAGGTGCAGTACGCGCCGGGACTGCTCCCCTACATCAAGGAGAGAATCGACGCGAAGCGCGACCGGCGGGGGCAATATCTTCTGACCGGTTCGCAAAACCTTCTGCTGATGGAACGGGTGACCGAATCGCTGGCCGGCCGCGCCGCGATCCTTCGTCTGTTGCCCTTTTCCCGCAAAGAGGCCGTGGGGTTTTCCGATGCGCCGCCGCCGTGGGAAACGCGCCGACCGGCGACGGAGCGCCCCGCCGTTTCCAGTCGGACTCTCTGGAACGGATTTTTACGCGGCGGCTACCCGGAACTCGTCACCGACCCGAAACGGGATGCCGCCCTGTGGCACGCGGGTTATGTGCAGACCTATCTCGAGCGCGACGTGCGTGGGCTGCGACAGGTCGGCGACCTCGGCCTGTTTCAGAATTTTCTGCGCTCGCTGGCCGCGCGAAGCGGAAGCCTTCTGAACATCGCGGACATCGCGCGCGACATTGGCGTGGCCGTCAACACGGCCAAGGCATGGCTGTCGGTTTTGGAAACGTCGTCCCAGGTGTTCGTCGTGCGTCCCTGGTTCGCCAACATCAACAAGCGGCTGGTGAAAACGCCGAAGGTCTATTTCGCCGACGTCGGAACATTGTGCTGGCTGGTCGGGCTTCGCGACATCCGGCACGCGGCCGAAGGACCGATGGGCGGCGCGATATTCGAGACGGCGGTTTTTCTGGAGATCATGAAAAGTCTCGTGCATCGCGGAATGGACGGACGGATCCACTTTTGGCGAACATCCGCGGGCGCGGAGGTGGATTTTCTGGTCGAGTCGGCGGGGCGGCTCGTCCCCATCGAGGTCAAGCTCTCGTCCACGCCGCGACCCGAAATGGCGGCGGGAATCCGTTCGTTTCACTCCGACCTGAAAGACCGCGCCGCGCCGGGGTTCGTCGTGTACCCGGGTTCCGTACGCCTGCCGCTCGCGCCGGACATCACGGCCGTTCCATTCGTCGAATTGTGA